One window from the genome of Pandoraea fibrosis encodes:
- a CDS encoding cysteine hydrolase family protein: MSQNQSAQTSRTALLVIDAQESFRQRPYWREDDLATYFERQQALVDGAVARGVPVVQVFHIATGAFSRDSGFVRTLKELYIAPTFTVDKVKHSALAGSTLGAWLVQHGITRLIVSGIRTEQCCETTTRAASDAGYEVDFVTEATLTFPMQHPRTGRELSVAELKERTETVLVDRFARIVTVEEALAAV, encoded by the coding sequence ATGTCGCAAAACCAATCCGCCCAGACGTCCCGCACCGCCCTGCTCGTCATCGACGCTCAGGAATCGTTCCGCCAACGCCCGTACTGGCGCGAAGACGACCTCGCGACGTACTTCGAGCGCCAGCAGGCGCTCGTCGATGGCGCGGTTGCGCGTGGCGTGCCCGTCGTGCAGGTATTCCACATCGCCACGGGCGCGTTCTCGCGCGACTCGGGCTTCGTGCGCACCCTGAAAGAGCTGTACATCGCCCCGACCTTCACGGTGGACAAGGTGAAACACAGCGCACTGGCCGGCTCCACACTGGGCGCGTGGCTCGTCCAGCATGGCATTACGCGCCTGATCGTCTCGGGCATCCGCACCGAACAATGCTGCGAGACGACGACCCGTGCGGCGTCTGACGCCGGTTACGAAGTGGACTTCGTTACCGAAGCCACGCTCACCTTCCCGATGCAGCATCCGCGCACCGGACGCGAGCTGTCGGTGGCCGAACTCAAGGAACGCACGGAAACCGTGCTCGTCGACCGTTTCGCCCGTATCGTGACGGTTGAGGAAGCGCTCGCGGCGGTGTAA
- a CDS encoding GlxA family transcriptional regulator: MPRLQPVYLLVMPNTLLLDVAAPAEALRIANHQQDDVRFVLRYVGTQRSVDTSIGLRVSPLDVLPLDIPDDAWLVVTGTVEKPLPVQVTDDDAMPARSDSSANDAETRAVAWLRQVVRPTHQLACICTGALLAARAGLLDTRACTTHHGSCDELRTLAPSARVADNRLYVHDGNVWTSAGVTTGLDLMLTLIADAAGPLCAAAVARQMVVYARRAGADPQLSPWLEGRNHLHPALHRVQDAIAADPAHDWTLATMAEIACASERHVTRLFREHAGVAPIDYLHRLRIALAREMLGNSRLDLERIAERTGFGSSRHLRRVWHKFEALPPSRARRFTHDG; the protein is encoded by the coding sequence ATGCCACGACTGCAACCCGTCTACCTGCTGGTGATGCCCAATACGCTGCTACTCGACGTCGCAGCGCCGGCCGAAGCCTTGCGCATCGCCAATCATCAGCAGGATGACGTGCGCTTCGTATTGCGCTACGTCGGTACGCAACGCTCAGTGGATACATCGATCGGCTTGCGCGTCTCGCCGCTCGATGTGCTGCCCCTCGATATCCCCGACGACGCCTGGCTGGTCGTCACGGGGACCGTCGAGAAACCGCTCCCGGTGCAGGTGACGGATGATGACGCGATGCCGGCACGCTCGGACTCGTCGGCGAACGATGCCGAAACGCGCGCCGTCGCGTGGCTTCGGCAAGTGGTTCGCCCCACGCATCAACTCGCGTGCATCTGCACGGGCGCGCTGCTGGCGGCGCGCGCGGGCCTGCTCGACACGCGTGCCTGCACCACCCACCATGGCAGTTGCGACGAATTGCGCACGCTGGCCCCCAGCGCACGTGTGGCCGACAACCGGCTCTACGTGCACGACGGCAACGTATGGACGAGTGCCGGGGTGACGACGGGACTGGATCTGATGCTCACGCTCATTGCCGACGCCGCCGGGCCACTGTGCGCCGCGGCGGTGGCGCGTCAGATGGTCGTCTACGCGCGGCGTGCCGGGGCCGACCCCCAGCTATCCCCCTGGCTCGAAGGCCGCAATCACCTGCACCCTGCGCTGCATCGGGTGCAGGATGCCATCGCCGCCGATCCCGCCCACGACTGGACCTTGGCCACCATGGCGGAAATCGCCTGCGCGAGCGAGCGGCACGTCACACGCCTCTTTCGCGAACACGCCGGCGTGGCGCCCATCGACTATCTGCATCGACTGCGTATCGCGCTCGCGCGTGAGATGCTCGGCAATAGCCGTCTCGATCTGGAACGCATTGCCGAGCGCACCGGCTTCGGATCGAGCCGTCATTTGCGCCGTGTCTGGCACAAATTCGAGGCCCTTCCGCCGAGCCGCGCACGTCGCTTCACGCACGACGGCTGA
- a CDS encoding pyridoxal-phosphate dependent enzyme → MTQPTPDLHAETIDGQPVPTKNAIADLHEKLLPYVRKTPVFTRNDFPTLGDTQVTFKYELLQASGTFKARGAFSNVLSLDEAQRKAGVTCVSAGNHAVAVAYAAQAAGIGAKTVMLKTASPARSSLCREYGADLILAENVHEAFDIVKRVEQEEGRYFVHPFNGYRTVLGTATLGYEWAQQAPDLDAVIVPIGGGGLIAGIATAFKLFAPHVKVYGVEPAGADAMAQSFAAGGPVKMGPMTGIADSLMAPHTELYGYTLCRRHVDELVTVTDDQMRAGMLTLFRQLKLAVEPACAAATAALMGPLRDKLMGKRVGVLLCGTNTDTATFNRHIEAALAAEANG, encoded by the coding sequence GTGACGCAACCGACCCCTGACCTGCACGCCGAAACCATCGACGGGCAACCCGTTCCGACGAAAAACGCCATCGCCGATTTGCACGAAAAGCTGCTGCCCTATGTGCGGAAGACGCCGGTGTTCACGCGTAACGACTTTCCGACGCTCGGTGACACTCAGGTGACGTTCAAATACGAACTGTTGCAGGCGTCGGGCACGTTCAAGGCGCGCGGGGCGTTCTCCAACGTGCTCTCGCTCGACGAGGCGCAACGCAAGGCGGGCGTGACGTGCGTGTCTGCCGGCAACCACGCCGTGGCTGTGGCGTATGCCGCGCAAGCCGCCGGCATCGGTGCCAAGACGGTGATGCTCAAGACCGCCAGTCCCGCACGCTCGTCCCTGTGCCGCGAATATGGCGCGGATCTGATTCTCGCGGAGAACGTTCACGAGGCGTTCGACATCGTCAAACGTGTCGAGCAGGAAGAAGGCCGTTACTTCGTGCATCCCTTTAACGGCTACCGCACGGTGCTGGGTACCGCCACACTGGGTTACGAGTGGGCGCAGCAAGCCCCCGACCTCGACGCCGTGATCGTGCCGATCGGTGGTGGTGGCCTGATTGCCGGCATCGCCACGGCGTTCAAGCTGTTCGCCCCTCACGTGAAGGTGTACGGCGTGGAGCCGGCCGGTGCCGATGCCATGGCGCAGAGCTTCGCCGCGGGCGGCCCCGTCAAGATGGGACCGATGACCGGCATCGCCGACAGCCTGATGGCCCCGCACACCGAGTTGTACGGCTACACGTTGTGCCGCCGTCACGTCGACGAGTTGGTCACGGTGACCGACGATCAGATGCGCGCAGGCATGCTCACCCTGTTCCGCCAGTTGAAGCTCGCAGTGGAACCGGCGTGCGCGGCAGCCACGGCCGCGTTGATGGGCCCGCTGCGCGACAAACTCATGGGCAAGCGCGTGGGCGTGCTGCTGTGCGGCACCAACACCGACACGGCAACATTCAACCGTCATATCGAAGCGGCGCTCGCCGCCGAGGCGAACGGCTAA
- a CDS encoding ornithine cyclodeaminase family protein, giving the protein MSATASTPPVLLLDAPQIAALMPVADAIPVMSDMFGALAREQIHLPLRQIVRPPDALGAKGMLGMMPAFLGSAAAGMPVYGAKVGTFFPGNSALGKDPHQGCVLLMSGETGELLAVMNAAEITGIRTAAVTGLATRLLARHDATRLALIGAGHQAHWHLAALAAARPLHHVSVASRSLATAQAFVEKEQPNYGFRLEAAQSVEAAVRDADIVVTVTNATDPVLQAGWIAPGTHVNLVGSSTPRHREADTTLMARAQLFVDRRESTIHESGDYLAATAEGRIGPEDLLAELGELVIRTHPGRTDAEAVTLFKSLGMGAQDVALAAALYQRAQVAGVGTRAQI; this is encoded by the coding sequence ATGTCCGCCACCGCTTCCACGCCCCCCGTCCTGCTCCTCGACGCGCCGCAAATCGCCGCGCTCATGCCCGTGGCTGACGCCATCCCCGTCATGTCCGACATGTTCGGTGCGCTCGCGCGCGAGCAGATTCACCTGCCGTTACGACAGATCGTTCGTCCGCCGGACGCACTCGGCGCCAAAGGCATGCTCGGCATGATGCCCGCGTTCCTCGGCAGTGCAGCGGCCGGCATGCCGGTCTATGGTGCGAAGGTCGGCACCTTCTTTCCCGGCAACAGTGCGCTCGGCAAAGACCCGCATCAGGGCTGTGTGCTGCTGATGAGCGGCGAGACGGGCGAACTCCTCGCCGTCATGAACGCCGCGGAGATCACCGGCATTCGCACGGCCGCCGTGACCGGGTTGGCGACGCGCCTGCTTGCCCGGCACGACGCTACCCGTCTGGCACTGATCGGCGCGGGTCATCAGGCGCACTGGCATCTCGCAGCCCTCGCGGCGGCCCGTCCGCTGCATCATGTGAGCGTCGCCAGCCGTTCGCTCGCCACGGCGCAGGCGTTCGTCGAGAAGGAACAACCGAACTATGGTTTTCGCCTCGAAGCGGCGCAAAGCGTCGAGGCCGCGGTGCGCGACGCCGACATCGTGGTGACCGTGACCAACGCCACCGACCCGGTACTGCAAGCCGGCTGGATCGCGCCGGGCACGCACGTCAATCTGGTGGGCAGCAGCACGCCGCGGCATCGCGAAGCCGACACGACACTCATGGCACGTGCGCAGTTGTTCGTCGATCGGCGGGAGTCCACGATCCATGAGTCCGGCGACTATCTCGCCGCCACCGCAGAGGGCCGTATTGGACCGGAGGACTTGCTGGCGGAACTCGGCGAGTTGGTCATTCGCACCCATCCCGGACGCACCGACGCCGAAGCCGTCACCTTGTTCAAGTCGCTTGGCATGGGCGCACAGGATGTTGCCCTCGCCGCCGCGCTGTATCAGCGGGCGCAAGTCGCCGGGGTCGGCACTCGCGCGCAGATCTGA
- the argE gene encoding acetylornithine deacetylase encodes MTSASPQAIAPQAANEAQPASLDWITKLVSIDTTSRESNLGLIETVRDSLTQLGVEPWLSYDATKRKANLFVTLPAADGNTQGGIVLSGHTDVVPVDGQPWDTDPFKPVVRDGNLYGRGTCDMKGFIGSVMTMLPEMRDAKLKTPFHFAFSYDEEIGCVGAPVMLAELRERGIRPDGCIVGEPTSMRVIVAHKGINAYQCCVRGHAAHSSLTPKGSNAIEYAARLICYIRDLADHFKQNGPFDELFDVPFTTAQTGTISGGIALNTIPALCEFVFEYRNLPGVDAEGIFQRIQQYALDELVPKMQKEHPNAGIEFKKIAAAPALDASEQDAITQLVRALTKDTDKRKVAYGTEAGQFQLAGVPSIVCGPGNIEQAHKPNEFVSLEQIAQCESFLRKLIRSNTVDA; translated from the coding sequence ATGACAAGCGCTTCCCCCCAGGCCATTGCGCCGCAAGCCGCCAACGAGGCCCAGCCGGCTTCGCTCGACTGGATCACGAAGCTGGTCAGCATCGACACCACCAGCCGTGAGTCGAACCTCGGACTGATCGAGACGGTGCGCGACAGCCTCACGCAACTGGGTGTCGAGCCGTGGCTCTCGTATGACGCGACCAAGCGCAAGGCCAATCTGTTCGTAACCCTGCCCGCTGCCGACGGCAACACCCAAGGCGGCATCGTGCTGTCGGGCCACACCGACGTGGTGCCGGTCGATGGCCAGCCGTGGGATACCGATCCGTTCAAGCCCGTCGTGCGCGACGGTAATCTGTACGGCCGCGGCACGTGCGACATGAAGGGCTTCATCGGCTCGGTCATGACGATGCTGCCGGAAATGCGCGACGCCAAGCTCAAGACGCCGTTCCACTTCGCGTTCTCCTACGACGAAGAGATCGGTTGCGTGGGCGCCCCGGTGATGCTCGCCGAATTGCGCGAGCGTGGCATTCGCCCGGATGGTTGCATCGTCGGCGAACCGACGAGCATGCGTGTGATCGTCGCCCACAAGGGCATCAACGCCTATCAGTGCTGCGTGCGCGGTCACGCCGCTCACTCGTCGCTCACGCCCAAGGGCTCGAACGCCATTGAGTACGCTGCGCGTCTGATCTGCTACATCCGCGATCTGGCCGATCACTTCAAGCAGAACGGCCCGTTCGACGAGCTGTTCGACGTGCCGTTCACCACGGCGCAGACGGGCACGATCTCGGGCGGCATCGCGCTGAATACCATTCCGGCCCTGTGCGAATTCGTCTTCGAATATCGCAATCTGCCGGGCGTGGACGCCGAAGGCATCTTCCAGCGCATTCAGCAATACGCCCTGGACGAACTGGTGCCGAAGATGCAGAAGGAGCATCCGAACGCGGGCATCGAGTTCAAGAAGATCGCCGCCGCCCCGGCGCTGGATGCCTCGGAACAAGACGCCATCACGCAACTCGTGCGCGCCCTGACCAAGGACACCGACAAGCGCAAGGTCGCCTATGGCACCGAAGCCGGTCAGTTCCAACTGGCAGGCGTGCCGTCGATCGTGTGCGGTCCGGGCAATATCGAACAAGCGCACAAGCCCAACGAATTCGTGTCGCTCGAGCAGATCGCCCAGTGCGAGTCGTTCCTGCGCAAGCTGATTCGCAGCAACACCGTCGACGCCTGA
- the bktB gene encoding beta-ketothiolase BktB, which translates to MQREVVIVSGVRTAIGDFGGSLKDFAPTQLGAIVAREAMARANVSGDDVGHVVFGNVIHTEPKDMYLARVASIEAGVSQHAPAMTVNRLCGSGLQAVVSAAQSILLGDTDVAMAGGAESMSRAPYVMPGARWGTRMGESRLVDMMLGALHDPFANIHMGVTAENIAKKWGITREDQDQLAVESHRRAAHAMAAGYFNDQIVPIAIKSKKGEISFTTDEHVRAGLSMEDMAKLRPVFEKDGTVTAGNASGLNDAAAALILMERAQAERRGAKPLARLVSYAHAGVDPNYMGIGPVPASRKALERAGLKVEDIDVVEANEAFAAQACAVTRDLGFDPAKVNPNGSGISLGHPIGATGALITVKALHELQRIGGRYALVTMCIGGGQGIAAVFERV; encoded by the coding sequence ATGCAACGAGAGGTCGTGATCGTCAGCGGTGTACGCACCGCCATTGGTGATTTTGGGGGCAGCCTGAAGGATTTTGCGCCGACGCAACTGGGTGCCATCGTCGCCCGCGAGGCGATGGCCCGTGCGAATGTCAGCGGTGACGACGTTGGACACGTCGTGTTCGGCAACGTCATTCATACCGAACCCAAGGATATGTATCTGGCGCGCGTGGCGTCCATCGAGGCCGGCGTGAGTCAGCATGCGCCTGCGATGACCGTGAACCGCCTGTGCGGCTCGGGTTTGCAGGCCGTCGTTTCCGCCGCGCAGTCGATCCTGCTGGGCGACACCGACGTGGCGATGGCAGGCGGTGCCGAGAGCATGAGCCGCGCGCCTTACGTCATGCCGGGCGCCCGTTGGGGCACGCGCATGGGCGAGTCGCGTCTCGTCGACATGATGCTCGGCGCATTGCATGACCCGTTTGCCAACATCCACATGGGGGTGACGGCCGAGAACATCGCGAAGAAGTGGGGCATCACGCGCGAAGATCAGGACCAGTTGGCCGTTGAGTCGCATCGGCGCGCCGCCCATGCGATGGCAGCGGGTTACTTCAACGATCAGATCGTGCCCATCGCGATCAAGTCGAAGAAGGGCGAAATCTCGTTCACGACCGACGAGCATGTCCGCGCCGGCCTGAGCATGGAAGACATGGCGAAGCTGCGCCCGGTGTTCGAGAAAGACGGCACTGTGACGGCAGGTAACGCCTCGGGGCTGAACGATGCCGCCGCCGCACTCATCCTGATGGAGCGTGCGCAAGCCGAGCGTCGCGGTGCCAAGCCGCTGGCACGACTGGTGAGCTATGCCCATGCGGGCGTCGATCCGAACTACATGGGGATTGGTCCGGTGCCGGCGTCGCGCAAGGCGCTCGAGCGCGCCGGTCTCAAGGTCGAGGACATCGATGTGGTGGAGGCCAACGAGGCGTTTGCAGCGCAGGCGTGTGCCGTCACGCGCGATCTTGGCTTCGACCCGGCCAAGGTGAACCCGAACGGCTCGGGCATTTCGCTGGGGCACCCGATCGGCGCCACCGGTGCGCTCATTACGGTCAAGGCGCTGCATGAGTTACAGCGTATCGGCGGCCGTTATGCGCTCGTCACCATGTGTATCGGCGGCGGGCAGGGCATTGCCGCCGTGTTCGAGCGCGTGTAA
- a CDS encoding cystathionine beta-lyase, with protein sequence MTQDNRKPLDTPEANGWHWQTNVLHTDTQLPAGFSAMPVPVARASTVIFPDLAAMRSLDWKNDSQWRYGLHATPTSMELMRRLAALEGGKHCLLFPSGLAAISNVYFGLVKNGDDVLIPDNAYGPNREHGDWLAESFGITVRYYDPMIGDGIGALVQPNTKLIWLEAPGSVTMEVPDVPAIARVAGERGVLTAIDNTYSAGLAFRPFDHGVDISVQALTKYQSGGSDVLMGAVVTVDDEVHHRLKQARMRMGVGVSVDDCSLVLRSLPNMQLRFEAHDRAAMTLATWLGTRHEIAAVLHPAFEDCPGYQHFRRDFTGAGGLFSVVFDERYSQAQIDAFIEALRLFKIGFSWGGAHSLVVPYRVPSMRTATPWPHKGALVRFYIGLEDVRDLQADIEASLKAHLGT encoded by the coding sequence ATGACGCAAGATAACCGCAAGCCCCTCGATACGCCGGAAGCCAACGGCTGGCACTGGCAAACCAATGTTCTGCACACCGACACACAATTACCCGCAGGGTTTTCCGCCATGCCGGTGCCTGTGGCGCGTGCGTCGACAGTGATCTTCCCCGATCTGGCCGCCATGCGCTCGCTCGACTGGAAGAACGACAGTCAGTGGCGCTACGGTCTGCATGCGACGCCGACCTCGATGGAGTTGATGCGGCGTCTGGCGGCGCTCGAAGGCGGCAAGCATTGCCTGCTCTTCCCCTCGGGCCTCGCGGCCATCTCCAATGTGTACTTCGGCCTCGTCAAGAACGGCGACGACGTGCTCATTCCCGACAATGCCTACGGCCCGAATCGTGAGCACGGCGACTGGCTGGCCGAATCGTTCGGCATTACGGTGCGCTACTACGATCCGATGATCGGCGACGGTATTGGCGCATTGGTTCAACCCAACACCAAGTTGATCTGGCTAGAAGCGCCGGGCTCGGTGACGATGGAAGTGCCGGATGTGCCGGCCATCGCGCGAGTCGCGGGGGAGCGCGGTGTGTTGACTGCAATCGACAACACGTACTCCGCCGGTCTCGCGTTCCGCCCGTTCGATCACGGTGTGGATATCTCGGTGCAGGCGCTGACCAAATACCAGTCGGGTGGCAGCGATGTGCTGATGGGCGCGGTGGTCACCGTCGACGACGAGGTGCATCACCGGCTGAAGCAGGCGCGCATGCGCATGGGCGTTGGCGTGTCGGTTGACGATTGCAGCCTTGTGCTGCGTAGCTTGCCTAACATGCAGTTGCGCTTCGAGGCGCACGATCGCGCCGCGATGACCTTGGCGACATGGCTGGGCACGCGTCACGAGATTGCGGCGGTGCTGCACCCGGCGTTTGAGGATTGCCCGGGCTATCAGCATTTCCGCCGCGACTTCACGGGCGCAGGTGGTTTGTTCTCGGTGGTGTTCGACGAACGCTATTCGCAAGCGCAGATCGATGCGTTCATCGAGGCGCTGCGCCTATTCAAGATCGGTTTCAGTTGGGGCGGCGCGCACAGCCTGGTCGTGCCGTATCGAGTGCCGTCGATGCGTACGGCAACGCCGTGGCCGCACAAGGGCGCGCTCGTGCGCTTCTATATCGGTCTGGAGGATGTGCGCGATTTGCAGGCGGATATCGAAGCGAGCCTGAAGGCGCATCTCGGCACCTGA
- the serB gene encoding phosphoserine phosphatase SerB, with the protein MANDLVILGSASSAAPPAPATAFPSPLQAAIGALVPGASVTFTPGAARIADVTDSPALRTAMRAFAQQHEVDAVLVDSQRRLADFKLVAMDMDSTLITIECIDEIADYCGLKAEVSAITEAAMRGEIKDFNESLTRRVALLKGLDASALEKVFDERLQLSPGAENMLRGVQSLGIRTLLVSGGFTFFTERLKTRLNLDVTRANTLEIVDGKLTGRVLGEIVNAEVKARTVTEVAAQFGARPDQAIVMGDGSNDLQMMAIAGLSVAFRAKPVVREKASVAFNYAGLDGLLSLFRKD; encoded by the coding sequence ATGGCCAACGACCTCGTCATTCTGGGCAGCGCTTCGTCCGCCGCACCCCCTGCCCCTGCTACGGCATTCCCGTCACCTCTGCAGGCCGCCATCGGCGCACTCGTGCCCGGTGCCAGCGTCACGTTCACGCCGGGTGCCGCGCGCATTGCCGACGTCACCGATAGCCCGGCCCTGCGCACGGCAATGCGTGCGTTTGCTCAACAACACGAGGTCGATGCCGTACTCGTCGACAGCCAGCGCCGCCTCGCGGATTTCAAGCTCGTGGCCATGGACATGGACTCGACGCTCATCACCATCGAGTGCATCGACGAAATCGCGGATTACTGTGGATTGAAGGCAGAAGTGTCGGCGATTACCGAGGCCGCCATGCGCGGCGAGATCAAGGATTTCAACGAGAGCCTGACGCGCCGAGTGGCGTTGCTCAAGGGACTTGATGCGAGCGCGCTGGAGAAAGTCTTCGATGAACGCCTGCAACTCTCGCCCGGCGCAGAGAACATGCTGCGCGGCGTGCAGTCGCTCGGCATCCGCACGCTGCTGGTCTCCGGCGGCTTCACGTTCTTCACGGAGCGCCTGAAGACACGCCTGAATCTGGACGTCACCCGCGCGAACACACTGGAGATCGTCGACGGCAAGCTCACTGGCCGTGTGCTGGGTGAGATCGTCAACGCCGAAGTGAAGGCGCGCACGGTCACGGAAGTGGCGGCGCAGTTCGGCGCCCGCCCCGATCAGGCCATCGTCATGGGCGATGGCTCGAACGATCTTCAGATGATGGCGATTGCCGGATTGTCGGTGGCGTTTCGTGCCAAACCCGTGGTGCGAGAGAAAGCGTCCGTCGCGTTCAACTACGCCGGGCTGGACGGACTCCTCTCGCTATTCCGCAAGGACTGA
- a CDS encoding MFS transporter, which produces MSASAAPNATAPAARTTPHAWRVIVSASIGNALEWFDLVVYGFFAVTIAKLFFPTGNDTVSLLLTLGTFGVSFFMRPLGAIVIGAYADRAGRKAALTLSILLMMVGTLLIALMPTYATIGVLAPVGIVIARMVQGFSAGGEFGSATAFLAEHAPQRRGFFSSWQVASQGLTTLLAAGFGALLTGNLSPEAMASWGWRVPFFFGLLIGPVAYYIRRRLDETPEFLDIEPTQSPLRDTFASQKERLLLAIGVVVMATVATYLVLYMPTYAVKQLGLPSSAAFSAVLLTGVVQLIVAPIVGHWSDTHGRIKPMLAAAVALLVLVYPMFRFLDANPTFGSLMVFQIVLGLLMTTYFGALPALLTELFPTQVRTTGLSLGYNIAATVFGGFAPFIITWLIGATGNKLAPSFYLIFAAIISITALLRSRKLGLR; this is translated from the coding sequence ATGAGCGCAAGCGCAGCCCCTAACGCGACGGCCCCGGCCGCTCGCACCACCCCGCACGCCTGGCGTGTGATCGTATCGGCATCGATCGGTAACGCCCTGGAGTGGTTCGATCTCGTGGTGTACGGCTTCTTCGCCGTGACGATCGCGAAACTGTTCTTCCCGACCGGCAACGACACCGTCTCGCTGCTGCTCACGCTCGGCACGTTCGGCGTGTCGTTCTTCATGCGTCCGCTCGGCGCCATCGTGATCGGCGCTTATGCCGACCGCGCCGGCCGCAAAGCCGCGCTCACGCTGTCGATCCTGCTGATGATGGTCGGCACGCTGCTCATCGCGCTCATGCCGACGTATGCCACCATCGGCGTGCTGGCCCCGGTGGGTATCGTCATCGCCCGTATGGTGCAGGGCTTCTCGGCCGGCGGTGAATTCGGCAGCGCCACGGCCTTCCTCGCCGAACACGCGCCGCAACGCCGGGGCTTCTTCTCGAGCTGGCAAGTCGCCTCGCAGGGTCTCACTACGCTGCTCGCCGCAGGCTTCGGCGCACTGCTGACCGGCAACCTGTCGCCGGAAGCCATGGCGTCGTGGGGCTGGCGTGTTCCGTTCTTCTTCGGCTTGTTGATCGGCCCGGTGGCGTACTACATTCGCCGCCGTCTGGACGAGACGCCCGAATTCCTCGACATCGAGCCCACGCAAAGCCCGCTGCGCGACACGTTCGCGAGTCAGAAGGAACGCCTGCTGCTCGCCATCGGCGTAGTCGTCATGGCCACGGTAGCGACCTACCTGGTGCTCTACATGCCGACCTACGCCGTCAAGCAACTGGGACTGCCGTCCTCCGCTGCGTTCTCGGCCGTGCTGCTGACGGGCGTGGTGCAACTGATCGTCGCGCCGATCGTGGGCCACTGGTCGGACACCCACGGCCGGATCAAGCCGATGCTCGCCGCCGCCGTGGCGTTGCTGGTGCTGGTGTACCCGATGTTCCGCTTCCTCGACGCGAACCCGACATTCGGCTCGCTGATGGTGTTCCAGATCGTGCTCGGTCTGCTGATGACGACATACTTCGGCGCCCTGCCCGCCCTGCTCACCGAACTGTTCCCGACGCAGGTGCGCACCACCGGCCTCTCGCTTGGCTATAACATTGCCGCCACCGTGTTCGGCGGCTTCGCACCGTTTATCATCACGTGGCTCATTGGCGCAACGGGCAACAAGCTCGCGCCGAGCTTCTATTTGATTTTCGCTGCCATTATCAGCATTACCGCGCTGCTGCGCAGCCGCAAGCTCGGCCTTCGCTGA